In the Planctomycetota bacterium genome, one interval contains:
- the serA gene encoding phosphoglycerate dehydrogenase produces MKILVSDKLDQEGVEILKSEPGFEVDVKTDYTPEQLRDAVGQYDGIVIRSATRLTAEVLAKPGNLKVIARAGVGVDNVDLATATRHGIVVMNAPDGNTLSTAELTIGLMFAVSRHIVPACTSLKEGRWDKKSFMGHTLASKTVGIIGLGRIGSAVARRCLGLEMKVIGYDPFVSGDRELAKQIRLVDNLEDLLREANYLTVHTTLTDETRCLIGAKELAMMPKGAFVINAARGGIIDEKALLEALASGHLAGAGLDVYTKEPPEDRSLVEHPKVVSLPHLGASSHEAQRVVAVDACRNLVDYLAGRELRNAVNVPAMDFAAAGALKPYMELGHRMGAILVALMRGRLKSLTIVYAGEIADEPYNQVTISVVMGMLQKVVASPINMVNAMVVAKESGVEVSERTSTDARGYASSVRVVAEGDRENHSVYGTVFAGRYARVTAIDEFYMELRPQGDIVITFNEDRPGIIGEVGTIFGAHRINIASMTFGRKPESGEACLALTLDAVPPAGVLEELRGKKFMTRVHHVSLPPLVTEGV; encoded by the coding sequence ATGAAAATTCTTGTGTCGGACAAACTCGACCAGGAAGGCGTCGAGATCCTCAAGTCCGAGCCGGGCTTCGAGGTGGACGTGAAGACGGACTACACGCCGGAGCAACTGCGCGACGCCGTCGGCCAATATGACGGCATCGTCATCCGCTCGGCGACTCGCCTGACGGCCGAGGTCCTCGCCAAGCCCGGCAACCTGAAGGTCATCGCGCGGGCCGGCGTCGGCGTGGACAACGTGGACCTGGCGACGGCGACGCGTCACGGGATCGTGGTGATGAACGCGCCGGACGGGAACACGCTCTCGACGGCGGAACTGACGATCGGCCTGATGTTCGCCGTCAGCCGGCACATTGTCCCCGCGTGCACGAGCCTCAAGGAAGGCCGATGGGACAAGAAATCGTTCATGGGCCACACGCTGGCCTCGAAGACGGTCGGCATCATCGGCCTGGGTCGGATCGGAAGCGCCGTCGCCCGGCGGTGCCTGGGCTTGGAGATGAAGGTGATCGGCTACGACCCCTTCGTCTCGGGCGACCGGGAACTGGCGAAGCAGATCCGGCTCGTGGACAACCTGGAAGACCTCCTGCGGGAGGCCAACTACCTGACGGTCCACACGACGCTGACGGACGAGACGCGCTGCCTTATCGGGGCGAAGGAACTGGCGATGATGCCGAAGGGCGCGTTCGTGATCAACGCGGCGCGCGGCGGCATCATCGACGAGAAGGCCCTCCTGGAGGCCCTCGCCTCCGGCCACCTGGCCGGCGCCGGCCTCGACGTGTACACTAAGGAGCCGCCCGAGGACCGCTCGCTGGTGGAGCATCCGAAGGTCGTCAGCCTGCCGCACCTCGGCGCCTCGAGCCACGAGGCCCAGCGCGTCGTCGCCGTGGACGCCTGCCGGAACCTCGTCGATTACCTGGCGGGGCGGGAATTGCGGAATGCCGTCAACGTGCCGGCTATGGATTTCGCTGCCGCGGGGGCGCTGAAGCCCTATATGGAACTGGGGCACCGGATGGGGGCGATCCTGGTGGCCCTGATGCGCGGGCGGCTGAAAAGCCTCACGATTGTCTACGCGGGCGAAATCGCCGACGAGCCCTACAACCAGGTTACGATCAGCGTCGTCATGGGCATGCTTCAGAAGGTCGTCGCCTCGCCGATCAACATGGTCAACGCCATGGTGGTGGCGAAGGAGAGCGGCGTCGAGGTGTCGGAGCGGACGTCGACGGACGCGCGGGGCTATGCGTCGAGCGTGCGGGTCGTCGCGGAAGGCGACCGCGAGAACCATTCCGTTTACGGCACGGTGTTCGCCGGCCGATATGCGCGCGTGACGGCGATCGACGAGTTCTACATGGAACTCCGCCCGCAGGGCGACATCGTGATTACGTTCAACGAGGACCGGCCCGGCATCATCGGCGAAGTGGGGACGATCTTCGGGGCGCACCGCATCAACATCGCAAGCATGACGTTCGGGCGCAAGCCGGAATCGGGCGAGGCGTGTCTGGCCCTGACGCTGGACGCGGTCCCGCCGGCCGGGGTGCTGGAAGAGTTGCGCGGCAAGAAGTTCATGACGCGCGTCCACCACGTGAGCCTGCCGCCGCTTGTGACCGAGGGTGTGTAA